A single window of Excalfactoria chinensis isolate bCotChi1 chromosome 13, bCotChi1.hap2, whole genome shotgun sequence DNA harbors:
- the PDLIM7 gene encoding PDZ and LIM domain protein 7, whose amino-acid sequence MGEMESYKVMLNGPAPWGFRLQGGKDFSMPLSISRLTPGGKAAQAGVGVGDWVLYIDGESTSTMTHIEAQNRIRACGDRLCLTLSRSQNHLGKPQKVQSLDKKPQEHPTSPKYDPSKLHLIEDSEDWQPRNTSTQSRSFLKLAQLTGTDSFEDHEDELVRKPRGPRVSFWGTEEEWQSMHPPGTPACDPGKLRLFEDAEDWQPRTGTSQSRSFRKLARLTGTDGLEDHEDEPVRKPRDARGSFCGTEEQQQPPPHVEPPTTPACDPGKLRLMEDAEDWQPRTGTSQSRSFRKLARLTGTDGRFEDHEDEPVRKPRDARGSFCGTEEPWQPPPHVEPPATPACDPGKLRLFEDAEDWQPRTGTSQSRSFRKLARLTGTDGLEDVFVKNPSSDARGSFCGTEEQWQPPPHVEPPTTPACDPGKLRLMEDAEDWQPRTGTSQSRSFRKLARLTGTDGRFEDHEDEPVRKPRSPHVVFCDTEEPRQPPPHVEPPTTPACDPGKLRLFEDAEDWQPRTGTSQSRSFRKLARLTGTDGRLEDDDVFIRKPSQVSVPDPSPGAAMKTEPGLAPRTPAATPGPTSRPPWAVDPSFAERYAPDKTSTVLSKHSQPATPTPMQNRSSIVQAAQQAPEGPGRTPLCYKCNKIIRGRYLVALGHYYHPEEFTCSQCRKVLDEGGFFEEKGSIFCPKCYDTRYAPSCAKCKKKITGEVMHALKMTWHVQCFTCAACKTPIRNRAFYMEEGQPYCERDYEKMFGTKCRGCDFKIDAGDRFLEALGFSWHDTCFVCAICQTNLEGKTFYSKKDKPLCKSHAFSHV is encoded by the exons ATGGGCGAGATGGAATCCTATAAGGTGATGCTGAACGGGCCGGCGCCCTGGGGGTTCCggctgcagggagggaaggacTTCAGCATGCCGCTCTCCATCTCCAGG CTGACTCCAGGTGGAAAGGCTGCCCAGGCCGGCGTGGGAGTGGGCGACTGGGTGCTGTACATTGACGGGGAGAGCACCAGCACCATGACACACATCGAGGCCCAGAACAGGATCCGTGCCTGCGGGGACAGGCTCTGCCTCACCCTGAGCAG ATCCCAGAACCACCTGGGGAAGCCGCAGAAG GTGCAGAGCCTTGACAA GAAACCACAGGAGCACCCCACTTCCCCCAAATATGACCCCAGCAAGTTGCATCTGATCGAGGACTCTGAGGACTGGCAGCCCCGCAACACCAGCACCCAGTCCCGCTCCTTCCTCAAACTGGCCCAGCTGACGGGCACAGACAGCT TTGAGGACCACGAGGATGAGCTGGTTAGGAAGCCCAG GGGTCCACGTGTGTCATTTTGGGGTACGGAGGAGGAGTG GCAGTCCATGCACCCCCCTGGTACCCCAGCGTGTGACCCGGGCAAGCTGCGGCTGTTTGAGGACGCTGAGGACTGGCAGCCCCGCACCGGCACCTCCCAGTCCCGCTCCTTCCGCAAACTGGCCCGGCTGACGGGCACTGATGGCC TTGAGGACCATGAGGATGAGCCAGTTAGGAAGCCCAG AGATGCCCGCGGGTCGTTCTGTGGTACGGAGgagcagca GCAGCCCCCACCCCACGTGGAGCCCCCAACCACCCCAGCGTGTGACCCGGGCAAGCTGCGGCTGATGGAGGATGCTGAGGACTGGCAGCCCCGCACCGGCACCTCCCAGTCCCGCTCCTTCCGCAAACTGGCCCGGCTGACGGGCACTGATGGACGCT ttGAGGACCATGAGGATGAGCCGGTTAGGAAGCCCAG AGATGCCCGCGGGTCGTTCTGTGGTACGGAGGAGCCGTG GCAGCCCCCACCCCACGTGGAGCCCCCAGCCACCCCAGCGTGTGACCCGGGCAAGCTGCGGCTGTTTGAGGACGCTGAGGACTGGCAGCCCCGCACCGGCACCTCCCAGTCCCGCTCCTTCCGCAAACTGGCCCGGCTGACGGGCACTGATGGCC TGGAAGATGTGTTTGTTAAGAATCCCAG cagtgatgcCCGCGGGTCGTTCTGTGGTACAGAGGAGCAGTG GCAGCCCCCGCCCCACGTGGAGCCCCCAACCACCCCAGCGTGTGACCCGGGCAAGCTGCGGCTGATGGAGGATGCTGAGGACTGGCAGCCCCGCACCGGCACCTCCCAGTCCCGCTCCTTCCGCAAACTGGCCCGGCTGACGGGCACTGATGGCCGCT TTGAGGACCACGAGGATGAGCCGGTTAGGAAGCCCAG AAGTCCCCATGTAGTGTTCTGTGATACGGAGGAGCCGCG GCAGCCCCCACCCCACGTGGAGCCCCCAACCACCCCAGCGTGTGACCCGGGCAAGCTGCGGCTGTTTGAGGACGCTGAGGACTGGCAGCCCCGCACCGGCACCTCCCAGTCCCGCTCCTTCCGCAAACTGGCCCGGCTGACGGGCACTGATGGCCGCT TGGAAGATGATGATGTATTTATTAGAAAGCCCAG CCAGGTCTCCGTACCGGACCCATCCCCGGGGGCAGCAATGAAGACAGAGCCAGGATTGg CCCCCAGGactcctgctgccacccctgGCCCTACCAGCCGCCCGCCCTGGGCTGTGGACCCCTCATTTGCTGAGCGCTACGCCCCAGACAAGACGAGCACGGTGCTGAGCAAGCACAGCCAACCGGCCACGCCGACCCCCATGCAGAACCGCAGCTCCATTgtgcaggcagcccagcaggcaCCCGAGGGCCCCGGCCGCACACCGCTCTGCTACAAGTGCAACAAGATCATCAG GGGACGCTACCTCGTGGCCCTGGGACATTATTACCACCCCGAGGAGTTCACCTGCTCTCAGTGCAGGAAGGTGCTGGATGAGGGTGGTTTCTTTGAGGAAAAGGGCTCCATCTTCTGCCCCAAGTGCTACGACACGCGCTATGCACCCAGCTGTGCTAAGTGCAAGAAGAAGATCACTGGG GAGGTCATGCATGCGCTGAAGATGACCTGGCATGTGCAGTGCTTCACCTGCGCAGCCTGCAAAACTCCCATCCGCAACCGTGCCTTCTACATGGAGGAGGGACAGCCCTACTGCGAGAGAG ACTATGAGAAGATGTTTGGCACCAAGTGCCGCGGCTGTGACTTCAAGATCGATGCTGGGGACCGGTTCCTGGAGGCACTGGGCTTCAGCTGGCACGACACTTGCTTCGTCTGTGCG ATCTGCCAGACCAATCTGGAAGGGAAGACATTCTATTCCAAGAAGGACAAGCCGCTGTGCAAGAGCCACGCTTTCTCTCATGTGTGA
- the DOK3 gene encoding docking protein 3, producing the protein MERPVKDGILYVQHRKLGKRTWRKIRVQLFAASPFGVARMEQFDARDDGAVPDISLQRCARRVIRLSDCVSVGPTGTESCPKATAAFCLTTTEKNYVLAAEQRDEWIEQLCQLAFQGKKEAAKSSGTGLQPIPMEENCLYSSRQDLMEFPVLVLRTEAAARCELQGQYVLAALPHSLALKDAQSQQPLLTWPYSFLRKFGQDQNLFSFEAGRRSASGEGTFTFSTPRAPELCRAVAAAIACQQQGQESPQLSVQGLGNRPPGAEAEDPQHSPVPGQAQPGSHSHPSSNLLCFPSMEPGAAGPIVYASIARGQQPHFRPCPGQPLPEHLYENISAQPRPAANEEEEADEGRWELSSRQAPEGHSSEATVPYPARSAPQPHRQRWGPAGSGGGAEEQPGPKAQRSLRDKLVRLLSRDGPGARDWP; encoded by the exons aTGGAGAGACCAGTGAAGGATGGCATCCTCTATGTACAGCACCGCAAATTAGGAAAG CGGACCTGGAGGAAGATCCGAGTGCAGCTCTTTGCTGCCAGCCCCTTTGGTGTGGCCCGCATGGAGCAGTTTGACGCTCGGGATGACGGCGCAGTGCCCGACATCTCCCTGCAGCGCTGCGCCCGCCGTGTCATCCGCCTGTCCGACTGCGTCTCCGTTGGCCCCACGGGCACCGAGAGCTGCCCCAAAGCCACTGCCGCCTTCTGCCTCACCACTACGGAGAAGAACTACGTGCTGGCAGCTGAGCAGCGCGATGAGTGGATcgagcagctctgccagctggcCTTTCAG GGCAAAAAGGAAGCAGCGAAGAGTAGCGGCACCGGGCTGCAGCCCATCCCTATGGAGGAGAACTGCCTGTACTCCTCACGGCAAGACC TGATGGAGTTCCCGGTGCTGGTGCTGAGGACGGAGGCGGCCGCTCGCTGTGAGCTGCAGGGGCAGTAcgtgctggcagccctgccccacagcctggCGCTGAAGGATGCGCAgtcccagcagcccctgctcaCCTGGCCGTACTCGTTCCTCCGCAAATTCGGCCAAGATCAG AACCTCTTCTCCTTCGAGGCCGGCCGCCGCAGCGCCTCGGGTGAGGGCACCTTCACCTTCAGCACCCCGCGAGCcccagagctgtgccgggcCGTGGCCGCCGCCATCGCCTGtcagcagcagggccaggagaGCCCCCAGCTGTCCGTGCAAGGCCTCGGTAACCGACCCCCGGGGGCAGAGGCTGAagacccccagcacagcccagtgcCGGGGCAGGCGCAGCCGGGCTCGCACTCGCATCCGTCATCCAACCTCCTCTGCTTCCCCAGCATGGAGCCGGGGGCTGCTGGCCCTATAGTGTACGCCTCCATCGCACGGGGCCAACAGCCCCACTTCAGGCCGTGCCCCGGGCAGCCGCTCCCGGAGCATCTCTATGAGAACATCTCGGCCCAGCCCCGGCCTGCGGCGAACGAGGAGGAAGAGGCGGATGAAGGGCGCTGGGAGCTGAGCTCTCGCCAGGCCCCCGAGGGCCACAGCAGCGAGGCCACCGTGCCCTACCCGGCCCGCAgcgccccgcagccccacaGGCAGCGCTGGGGGCCGGCGGGCAGCGGGGGAGGCGCGGAGGAGCAGCCCGGGCCCAAAGCTCAGCGCTCGCTGCGGGACAAGCTGGTGCGGCTGCTGAGCCGGGACGGGCCCGGAGCGCGGGACTGGCCGTGA
- the DDX41 gene encoding probable ATP-dependent RNA helicase DDX41: MEPSAERKRQREEAAGGSDTSGEDDEDYVPYVPVKQRKQQMLQKLLQMRRKVVSEEEQRDSGGEQRGDEDDIPLGPQSNISLLDQHQHLKEKAEARKESAKEKQLKEEEKILESVAEGRALMSVKEMAKGITYDDPIKTSWRAPRYILAMSEARHDRVRKKYHILVEGEGIPPPIKSFKEMKFPAAILRGLKKKGIQQPTPIQIQGIPTILSGRDMIGIAFTGSGKTLVFTLPVIMFCLEQEKRLPFSKREGPYGLIICPSRELARQTHGIIEYYCRLLQEDSLPPLRCALCIGGMSVKEQMETIKHGVHMMVATPGRLMDLLQKKMVSLDICRYLALDEADRMIDMGFEGDIRTIFSYFKGQRQTLLFSATMPKKIQNFAKSALVKPITINVGRAGAASLDVVQEVEYVKEEAKMVYLLECLQKTPPPVLIFAEKKADVDAIHEYLLLKGVEAVAIHGGKDQEERTKAIEAFRDGKKDVLVATDVASKGLDFPAIQHVINYDMPEEIENYVHRIGRTGRSGNTGIATTFINKACDESVLMDLKALLLEAKQKVPPVLQVLHCGDETMLDIGGERGCAFCGGLGHRITDCPKLEAMQTKQVSNIGRKDYLAHSSMDF, encoded by the exons ATGGAGCCGAGCGCGGAGCGGAAG AGGCAGCGCGAAGAGGCGGCCGGCGGATCCGACACGTCGGGGGAGGACGACGAAGACTACGTGCCCTACGTGCCGGTGAAGCAGCGCAAGCAGCAGATG ctgcagaagctgctgcagatgcGGCGCAAGGTGGTGTCGGAGGAGGAGCAGCGCGACAGCGGCGGCGAGCAGCGCGGGGATGAGGACGACATCCCGCTGGGGCCGCAGTCCAACATCAGCCTGCTGGACCAGCACCAGCACCTCAAGGAGAAGGCCGAGG CCCGGAAGGAGTCGGCCAAggagaaacagctgaaggaggaggagaagatcCTGGAGAGCGTGGCCGAGGGCCGAG CTTTGATGTCGGTGAAGGAGATGGCGAAAGGCATTACGTACGATGATCCAATTAAAACCAG CTGGAGAGCACCTCGTTACATCCTGGCCATGTCAGAGGCTCGGCACGATCGCGTGCGCAAGAAGTACCACATCCTTGTAGAGGGAGAAGGCATCCCACCTCCCATCAAGAGCTTCAAGGAGATGAAGTTTCCAGCAG CTATCCTGAGGGgcttgaagaaaaaaggaatccAGCAGCCAACACCTATACAGATTCAGGGCATCCCCACGAT CCTCTCAGGAAGGGATATGATTGGCATTGCCTTCACTGGCTCTGGGAAGACTTTGGTGTTCACCCTTCCAGTTATCATGTTCTGTTTGGAGCAAGAGAAGAGACTGCCGTTCTCTAAGCGAGAGGGACCCTATGGGCTCATCATCTGTCCTTCT cGAGAGCTGGCCCGGCAGACCCATGGCATCATTGAGTACTACTGTCgcctgctgcaggaggacagcCTGCCCCCGCTGCGCTGTGCCCTCTGCATTGGGGGAATGTCTGTTAAGGAGCAGATGGAGACAATCAAACA TGGTGTGCACATGATGGTGGCAACCCCTGGCCGCCTCATGGACCTGCTGCAGAAGAAGATGGTGAGCCTGGACATCTGCCGCTATTTGGCCTTGGATGAGGCTGACAGGATGATTGATATGGGCTTCGAGGGGGACATCCGCACCATCTTCTCCTACTTCAAG GGCCAGCGACAGACCCTTCTCTTCAGTGCAACAATGCCTAAAAAGATCCAGAACTTTGCTAAGAGTGCCCTGGTGAAGCCTATCACCATTAATGTTGGGCGAGCAGGTGCTGCCAGCCTGGATGTTGTGCAG GAAGTGGAGTATGTGAAAGAGGAGGCCAAGATGGTGTACCTCCTCGAGTGCCTGCAGAAAACCCCACCTCCT GTGCTGATCTTTGCAGAGAAGAAGGCAGATGTTGATGCAATCCACGAGTACCTTCTACTCAAGGGTGTGGAAGCTGTGGCCATCCATGGAGGCAAAG ATCAGGAGGAACGGACAAAAGCCATTGAGGCCTTCCGTGATGGGAAGAAGGATGTTCTGGTTGCCACTGATGTTGCCTCTAAAGGCCTGGACTTCCCTGCCATCCAGCACGTCATCAACTATGATATGCCAGAGGAGATTGAGAACTATG TTCACCGTATCGGGCGTACAGGTCGCTCAGGCAACACTGGTATTGCCACCACCTTCATCAACAAAGCCTGTG ATGAGTCAGTGCTCATGGACTTGAAGGCTCTGCTCCTGGAGGCGAAGCAGAAGGTGCCTCCTGTGCTCCAGGTGCTGCACTGTGGGGATGAGACCATGCTGGACATCGGAG GTGAGCGGGGCTGTGCCTTCTGTGGTGGCCTGGGCCATCGCATCACTGACTGTCCTAAGCTGGAGGCGATGCAGACCAAGCAAGTCAGCAATATTGGCCGCAAGGACTACCTAGCCCACAGCTCTATGGACTTCTAG
- the FAM193B gene encoding protein FAM193B, whose protein sequence is MTRRRNKVAAAGGAANRRERPGGAAGPPAPPPPPPPPPEPPSPPEAVVAAGGGAEPGRAAPQVLPTANQSVQTCCLLCHRERKDWGGPSHNGLVSPGERLPPDFVPTLVQNLLGEMPLWICQSCRKSVEEEERRAVQEQALAVSLSHTSCKSQSCGGGSHSSSSSTSSSSSSCHGNSGDWDPSSFLSAHKLSGLWNSQHTNGATQGSPLGAPPAALGEAFHSSEHHQHSDLTAPPNSPTGLPSQPPALIPSKQMPAHPGPFSSPPHVPLGTTPQAALFPAPSVQTAALKPTSESPSAGTVSHSPGSCKSPHLPPANVPLLKMPPPLSGCTHPCNGHCSTSLIPPPASHQLPGTNRDPSCKGHKFPNGTSCHPPQPCEADEGLGEDEDSSSERSSCTSSSTNQKDGKFCDCCYCEFFGHNAPPAAPTSRNYAEIREKLRSRLTKRKEELPQKLGHNSSSGEPAVDHRNVDELLDYINSTEPKPLNSAKAAKRARHKQKKKEKEKAQLEAEAQKRAERAPANSQNREPAEEKLLEWPELELERVNSFLSSRLQEIRNTIKDSIRASFSVYDLNLDVNDFPKKAAVLEQKNLISHLNGSSDLQDIDLALAPLSLGPTKSHSLLRGELGPRWGDGPGELPLAPTATENGVVKRLSAVPSLSRMIWVQSKAADSAVDGDGQSPEPKEGLQPKGPEPPEQVLAGGRQRKNKRQSGQVKKGDGAVVLGGQARLENSGVKGQVLGTKHPSKPSTAEPQRAGGCTEVENGKGQPWGCSTARPEKERSNDWKGRRAEGKAELPDLVQLPTPATGDRQPPPPAALGGSPQPKGKSRKNRNKVEKSNTSIDDVFLPKDLDGVEMDETDREVEYFKRFCLDSAKQTRQKVAVNWTNFSLKKTTSSAAQ, encoded by the exons ATGACTCGCAGGCGGAACAAGGTGGCGGCGGCCGGAGGCGCCGCGAACCGCCGAGAACGTCCCGGAGGGGCCGCCGGtcctcccgccccgccgccgccgcctcccccgcCGCCGGAGCCGCCCTCCCCGCCCGAGGCCGTGGtagcggcgggcggcggcgcggagccGGGCAGAGCCGCCCCTCAG GTGCTGCCCACCGCCAACCAGTCTGTGCAGACGTGCTGCCTTCTCTGCCACCGTGAGCGCAAGGACTGGGGAGGCCCATCCCACAATGGGCTGGTTTCTCCAGGTGAGAGGCTGCCGCCAGACTTCGTGCCAACGCTCGTGCAGAACCTCCTGGGAGAAATGCCACTGTGGATCTGCCAGAGCTGCCGGAAGAgtgtggaggaggaagagcgGCGGGCAGTGCAGGAGCAGGCCCTGGCG GTCTCGTTATCCCACACATCCTGCAAGTCACAGTCTTGTGGGGGTGGTTCCcactcctcttcctcttccacctcctcctcttcctcctcgtGCCACGGGAACTCAGGGGACTGGGACCCCAGCTCTTTCTTGTCTGCTCACAAGCTCTCGGGCCTCTGGAACTCGCAGCACACCAACGGGGCCACACAGGGCAGTCCCCTCGGGGCCCCCCCTGCTGCGCTAG GTGAGGCCTTCCACTCCTCAGAGCATCATCAGCACTCGGACCTCACTGCTCCCCCCAACAGTCCCACCGGGCTCCCCTCCCAGCCACCGGCGCTGATTCCCTCCAAGCAGATGCCTGCCCACCCAGGACCCTTCAGCTCCCCTCCACACGTCCCGCTGGGCACCACCCCACAGGCTGCACTCTTCCCTGCGCCCAGCGTACAGACGGCAGCCCTGAAGCCGACATCCGAGTCCCCTTCTGCTGGCACAGTCTCACACAGCCCGGGGTCGTGTAAGAGCCCTCACCTGCCCCCTGCCAATGTGCCGCTGCTGAAGATGCCACCTCCGCTTTCGGGCTGCACTCATCCCTGCAATGGGCACTGCAGTACTTCGCTCATCCCTCCACCTGCCTCCCACCAACTGCCCGGCACAAACAG GGACCCATCTTGCAAAGGACACAAGTTCCCGAATGGTACCAGCTGCCATCCGCCACAGCCGTGCGAGGCAGATGAGGGGCTCGGGGAGGACGAGGACAGCAGCTCGGAGCGCAGTTCCTgcacctcctcctccaccaaCCAGAAAGATGGGAAGTTCTGTGACTGCTGCTACTGTGAGTTCTTCGGCCACAATGCG ccaccagcCGCTCCCACAAGCCGCAACTACGCTGAGATTCGGGAGAAGCTGCGCTCACGCCTCACCAAAAGGAAAGAGGAACTGCCACAAAAACTAGGACACAACAGCAGCTCAGGAGAGCCCGCTGTGGACCACCGCAACGTGGATGAACTGCTGGACTACATCAACAGCACAGAGCCCAAGCCCTTGAACAGTGCCAAGGCAGCCAAGAGGGCACGGCACAAGCAGAAGAAGAAG gagaaggagaaagccCAGCTGGAGGCAGAGGCTCAAAAGCGGGCAGAGCGTGCCCCTGCAAACAGCCAGAACAGGGAGCCAGctgaggagaagctgctggagtggccagagctggagctggagcgTGTGAACAGCTTCCTGAGCAGCCGGCTGCAGGAGATCAGGAACACCATCAAGGACTCCATCCGGGCCAGTTTCAGTGTCTATGACCTCAACCTGGATGTCAACGACTTCCCCAAGAAGGCAGCTGTCTTGGAGCAGAAGAACCTGATCTCCCACCTCAATGGCTCCTCTGACCTGCAGGACATAGATCTGGCCCTTGCCCCGCTCAGCCTGGGCCCCACCAAGAGCCACTCGCTGCTGCGGGGTGAGCTGGGCCCTCGATGGGGTGATGGGCCGGGGGAGCTGCCACTGGCCCCGACAGCCACCGAGAACGGGGTGGTGAAGCGCCTCAGCGCCGTGCCCAGCCTGTCCCGCATGATCTGGGTTCAGTCCAAGGCTGCAGACTCTGCTGTGGATGGCGATGGGCAGAGCCCGGAGCCCAAGGAGGGACTGCAGCCCAAGGGGCCAGAGCCACCGGAGCAGGTGCTGGCAGGGGGCCGGCAGAGGAAGAACAAGCGGCAGAGCGGGCAGGTGAAGAAGGGGGACGGTGCTGTGGTGCTCGGCggccaggccaggctggagaaCTCTGGTGTGAAGGGGCAGGTGCTGGGAACCAAGCACCCTTCGAAGCCCAGCACCGCAGAGCCGCAGCGGGCGGGTGGCTGCACTGAGGTGGAGAATGGCAAGGGGCAaccctggggctgcagcaccgCCAGACCGGAGAAGGAGAGAAGCAACGATTGGAAAGGGAGGAGGGCAGAGGGCAAAGCCGAGCTGCCGGATCTGGTGCAGCTGCCCACCCCGGCCACTGGGGACCGGCAGCCGCCgcctcctgctgccctgggaggaTCCCCCCAGCCCAAGGGCAAGAGCAGGAAGAACCGCAACAAGGTGGAGAAATCCAATACCTCTATCG ATGACGTGTTCCTGCCCAAGGACTTGGACGGCGTGGAGATGGATGAGACTGACCGGGAGGTGGAGTATTTCAAGAG GTTCTGTTTGGATTCGGCCAAGCAGACGCGGCAGAAGGTGGCGGTGAACTGGACCAACTTCTCCCTGAAGAAAACCACTTCCAGCGCAGCGCAGTGA